The following proteins come from a genomic window of Sesamum indicum cultivar Zhongzhi No. 13 linkage group LG10, S_indicum_v1.0, whole genome shotgun sequence:
- the LOC105173021 gene encoding uncharacterized protein LOC105173021 gives MEKSVEDVVIVGAGIAGLATSLGLHRLGIRSLVVESGDSLRTSGFALGIWTNGWRALDALGLGDILRSNHKQLTGTITTSVISGLTTSQLPFTAIHSWGKSDHELRAVNRKVLLETLESELPKGTIRFSSKVVHIETDHHHHFNSLHLADGTVLQTKVLIGCDGVNSVVARFLGFSNPSFAGRSAVRGLVHFENGHGFEPKFMQFFGKGIRYGVIPCDDRTVYWFFAFSPLQETETEVEEDPAKLKQFILSKLGKVSDHIRAVFEKTQVQNMVCSPLRFRLPWELLWGNISKDSVCVAGDALHPMTPDLGQGGCAALEDSIVLARVLAEALKEKASEKEHQRIQKGLEKFARERRWRSIDLISTAYMVGLMQQSDGVVMSFVRDKIMARFMAGMLLKKAGFDCGKLTVSS, from the exons ATGGAGAAAAGCGTGGAAGATGTAGTGATTGTGGGTGCTGGGATTGCTGGCCTCGCCACATCTTTAGGACTTCACAG GTTAGGAATACGGAGTTTGGTTGTGGAGTCGGGAGATAGTCTGAGAACGAGTGGATTTGCTCTTGGAATATGGACCAACGGTTGGAGGGCACTTGATGCTCTTGGACTTGGAGACATCCTTCGTTCAAACCACAAACAGCTAACAGg TACCATTACTACATCAGTAATTTCCGGGCTTACCACTTCTCAACTCCCTTTTACAGCAATACATTCATG GGGTAAGAGTGATCATGAACTCCGGGCGGTGAATAGAAAGGTGCTGCTGGAAACACTTGAAAGTGAACTTCCAAAGGGTACCATCAGGTTTTCCTCCAAGGTTGTCCATATAGAAACTGACCATCATCATCACTTCAACTCTCTCCATCTTGCTGATGGAACTGTCCTGCAAACCAAG gtGTTGATTGGATGTGATGGAGTGAACTCCGTGGTGGCAAGATTTCTAGGTTTCAGTAATCCGTCTTTCGCGGGCCGATCAGCAGTTAGGGGCTTGGTGCATTTTGAGAATGGCCATGGTTTTGAGCCAAAGTTTATGCAATTCTTCGGAAAAGGTATTAGATATGGTGTTATACCATGTGATGATCGCACAGTTTACTGGTTTTTCGCGTTTAGTCCTCTCCAAG AGACAGAGACGGAGGTAGAGGAGGATCCAGCGAAGTTGAAGCAATTCATACTGAGCAAGCTTGGAAAAGTCTCAGATCACATAAGGGCAGTATTTGAAAAAACTCAAGTACAGAACATGGTATGCTCACCATTAAGATTCAGACTTCCTTGGGAACTGCTATGGGGAAATATTAGCAAAGACAGTGTTTGTGTAGCTGGTGACGCCTTACATCCTATGACACCAGACTTGGGGCAAGGGGGGTGTGCAGCGCTAGAAGACAGCATCGTTTTAGCACGAGTTTTGGCAGAGGCCTTGAAGGAAAAGGCATCAGAGAAGGAGCATCAGAGAATCCAAAAAGGGCTGGAGAAGTTTGCAAGGGAGAGAAGGTGGAGAAGCATTGATCTCATCAGTACAGCATATATGGTTGGTTTGATGCAGCAGAGTGATGGGGTGGTGATGAGCTTTGTGAGGGACAAGATAATGGCTAGGTTCATGGCTGGGATGCTGTTGAAGAAGGCTGGTTTTGATTGCGGCAAGCTTACTGTTTCTTCATAG
- the LOC105173020 gene encoding probable protein phosphatase 2C 60 — MLSGLMNFLRACFRPRADRHVHTGSDASGRQDGLLWYKDSGQHFNGEFSMAVVQANNLLEDQSQLESGSLSSSDSGPYGTFVGIYDGHGGPETSRFINDHLFQHLKRFTAEQQSMSVEVIRKAFQATEDGFFSVVSRQWPLKPQIAAVGSCCLVGVICSGTLYVANLGDSRAVLGRLVKATGEVLAIQLSAEHNASFESVRQELQSLHPDDSQIVVLKHNVWRVKGLIQISRSIGDVYLKKAEFNREPLYQKFRLREPFQRPILSSEPSITVHQLLPHDQFIIFASDGLWEHLTNQEAVDLVQNHPRSGSARRLVKAALQEAAKKREMRYSDLKKIDRGVRRHFHDDITVVVVFLDSHLVSRASSARGANVSVKGGGISLPPNSLAPCTTPMEPVPT; from the exons ATGTTATCAGGGTTGATGAACTTTTTGCGGGCCTGTTTTCGGCCGAGGGCAGATCGACATGTTCACACCGGTTCAGATGCTAGCGGTCGTCAAGATGGCCTTCTATGGTATAAAGACTCGGGGCAACATTTCAATGGAGAGTTTTCAATGGCTGTTGTTCAAGCAAATAATTTACTAGAGGATCAGAGTCAGCTTGAATCTGGCTCTCTCAGCTCAAGTGATTCAGGACCATATGGCACTTTTGTGGGAATTTATGATGGGCATGGAGGTCCCGAAACCTCGAGGTTCATAAATGATCACCTCTTCCAACATCTAAAGA GGTTCACTGCAGAGCAGCAATCTATGTCTGTGGAGGTCATTCGTAAGGCATTTCAAGCAACTGAAGACGGCTTTTTCTCAGTTGTCAGCAGACAATGGCCCTTGAAGCCGCAAATTGCAGCAGTTGGCTCTTGCTGCCTTGTTGGAGTCATCTGCAGTGGCACTCTTTATGTTGCCAACCTTGGCGATTCCCGTGCTGTTCTAGGGAGGCTCGTCAAGGCTACAGGGGAAGTACTTGCTATTCAACTCTCAGCAGAGCATAATGCAAGTTTTGAGTCAGTGAGACAGGAGTTGCAGTCTCTACACCCTGATGACTCGCAAATTGTAGTTCTAAAGCATAATGTATGGAGAGTTAAGGGTCTTATACAG ATCTCAAGGTCAATTGGAGATGTGTACTTGAAAAAGGCTGAATTCAACAGGGAGCCACTATATCAGAAATTTCGACTTCGTGAACCTTTCCAAAGACCGATTTTGAGCTCAGAACCATCGATAACTGTGCACCAGTTGCTGCCTCATGATCAGTTCATAATATTCGCATCGGATGGCCTTTGGGAGCACCTTACCAACCAAGAAGCAGTTGATCTAGTTCAGAATCATCCACGCAGT GGTAGCGCGAGGAGACTAGTGAAAGCAGCATTGCAAGAGGCAGcaaagaaaagggaaatgaGGTACTCGGACTTGAAGAAGATTGACCGTGGGGTTCGTCGTCATTTCCATGACGACATCACAGTGGTTGTGGTGTTTCTCGATTCACACCTTGTGAGCCGGGCAAGTTCCGCCCGGGGTGCCAACGTATCCGTCAAAGGAGGCGGCATAAGTCTTCCTCCCAACAGTCTGGCGCCTTGCACCACACCAATGGAACCCGTCCCAACTTGA
- the LOC105173018 gene encoding uncharacterized protein LOC105173018 (The sequence of the model RefSeq protein was modified relative to this genomic sequence to represent the inferred CDS: added 37 bases not found in genome assembly) produces MGCVASRLLVEEEEVVSICRERKNQLKLAVERRYALADAHYRYCQSLFGVSAAINLFVARHSSPPSPFYITFPPLSPPPCTPKENVVSNPLFLQQTPSEPTKEAIVCESCSSSTSSDYSEEDCKENNQKVEQVCGYFYMDMPEAVASPSPSPQRDFGWDFFNPFASATRSEVISVYNRISEEDLRVVREQEGIPELEDEEGERVEEEKKAAGEKKTLSVEQEHEVEVVKAVESAKGSQGEQQEKGLIDTPVRGREFLEALKDIEDHFIRAYDSGKEVSRMLECNRVHLHSNMEEIKENSTKLIQAITWRSASSRSSSCKSLVASGLKSSSTWIEFSNQLFDDYGGMASGSHSLTLGRLYAWEKKLYEEVKEGDSIRRAYGKKWNQLVNQDARGDEGFALDKTRAAVKDLYSRIIVSIRSAETISTKIEKLRDEELEPQIKELLQGMMRTWKIMLESHEIQNKIISEVKTFTCPSYRKFCNESHRLATLQLETELVNWRACFAEYIAAQKVYIEALLGWLSKFVAPEVEFYSRDRASARPNRFNGPPLLIVCLDWLDSMNVLPEKAVSLAMKSCVKDVRALWLQQGEEQLQKRKVDSLSKELDKKILAFQKAENRISEFRVTDKNADGQIEDRVDSLTERKNMLENFRRRVDLEKEKHRKCMEETERIILNGFQTGFGGLFESITEFSSAAFKMYTGLATTENLEKVGKPPYMVDGEAQEICSK; encoded by the exons atgGGATGCGTGGCCTCAAGGCTACtagtagaagaagaagaagtagtTTCCATCTgtagagaaaggaaaaatcaaCTCAAGTTAGCTGTGGAGAGAAGATATGCTCTGGCAGATGCACACTATAGGTACTGCCAATCCTTATTTGGAGTCTCTGCTGCCATAAATCTCTTTGTTGCTCGCCATTCTTCACCTCCTTCACCATTTTACATCACTTTCCCTCCCCTTTCTCCACCACCCTGTACTCCCAAAGAAAATGTGGTTTCTAACCCTTTGTTTCTTCAGCAAACCCCTTCTGAACCCACCAAGGAGGCCATTGTTTGTGAGTCATGCAGTAGTTCCACTAGTTCAGACTATTCTGAGGAAGACTGCAAGGAGAATAACCAGAAAGTAGAACAAGTATGTGGGTATTTTTACATGGATATGCCTGAGGCAGTGGCTTCACCTTCACCTTCACCCCAGAGAGATTTTGGGTGGGATTTCTTTAACCCTTTTGCCAGTGCAACAAGGTCAGAAGTAATTAGTGTTTATAATAGGATTTCTGAGGAGGATTTGAGGGTGGTGAGAGAACAAGAAGGCATCCCAGAActtgaagatgaagaa AGAAAAAAACACTTAGTGTGGAGCAGGAGCATGAGGTTGAGGTGGTGAAAGCAGTGGAGAGTGCTAAGGGGAGCCAGGGGGAGCAGCAAGAGAAGGGACTGATTGATACACCAGTGAGAGGGAGGGAGTTCTTGGAAGCATTGAAAGATATTGAAGACCATTTCATCAGGGCTTATGATTCTGGAAAAGAAGTTTCCAGGATGTTAGAGTGCAACAGAGTGCATTTGCACTCTAACATGGAGGAAATTAAAG AGAACTCGACGAAATTAATTCAGGCTATCACATGGCGCTCTGCTTCTTCTCGTTCATCATCATGTAAGAGTTTAGTAGCATCTGGTCTGAAAAGCTCTTCCACGTGGATAGAATTTAGCAACCAACTCTTTGATGATTATGGAGGAATGGCTTCCGGAAGCCATTCACTAACGCTAGGAAGGCTGTATGCCTGGGAAAAGAAACTCTATGAAGAAGTTAAG GAAGGAGATAGCATCCGGAGAGCTTACGGAAAGAAATGGAACCAACTTGTAAACCAAGATGCTAGAGGAGATGAAGGGTTTGCACTGGACAAAACCAGAGCAGCAGTCAAGGATTTATATAGCAGGATCATTGTATCAATTCGAAGTGCTGAaacaatttcaacaaaaattgagaaactGAGAGATGAAGAACTGGAGCCGCAAATAAAGGAATTACTTCAAGG TATGATGAGAACTTGGAAAATTATGTTGGAGTCTCATGAAATCCAGAATAAGATTATATCTGAAGTCAAAACTTTTACCTGCCCATCTTATCGAAAATTCTGCAATGAATCTCACCGGCTAGCAACGCTTCAGCTTGAAACCGAGCTTGTCAATTGGCGTGCTTGCTTTGCTGAATACATTGCTGCTCAGAAAGTATATATTGAGGCCCTTCTTGGATGGTTATCTAAGTTTGTTGCTCCAGAGGTCGAATTTTACTCCAGGGACAGGGCTTCTGCTCGGCCTAATCGATTCAATGGGCCCCCACTTCTCATAGTTTGCCTTGATTGGTTGGATTCCATGAACGTGTTACCAGAAAAGGCAGTTTCGTTAGCAATGAAAAGCTGTGTTAAGGATGTGAGGGCTTTGTGGCTTCAGCAAGGAGAGGAACAGCTACAAAAGCGGAAAGTTGATAGCCTGTCCAAAGAACTAGATAAAAAGATTTTGGCGTTCCAGAAGGCTGAGAATAGGATTTCTGAGTTTAGGGTCACTGACAAAAATGCAGATGGGCAGATAGAGGATCGCGTGGATTCTTTAACAGAGAGGAAGAATATGCTGGAGAATTTCCGTAGAAGGGTTGATTTGGAGAAGGAAAAACATCGTAAATGCATGGAAGAAACAGAAAGGATAATCCTAAATGGTTTCCAGACGGGGTTTGGTGGGCTTTTCGAGTCTATTACAGAATTCTCCAGTGCTGCTTTTAAAATGTATACTGGCCTCGCCACCACTGAGAACTTGGAGAAAGTTGGGAAACCACCTTACATGGTAGATGGGGAAGCCCAAGAAATTTGCAGCAAATGA
- the LOC105173019 gene encoding protein CHAPERONE-LIKE PROTEIN OF POR1, chloroplastic, protein MAAPLSVPPNPRTAPTPSRLSPVIKLFSRRMLAPPLQASSRADDSAPFDMSVENALKLLGVSEGASFDDILRAKNSIIASCIDDQQAIAQVEAAYDMLLMRRLSQRRAGKVVNSGIRYADVKPVNGPKMGSMPNWLQISVKNSPISVEAPSVNELGVHAGVYGALMVLTYVNGASASSTVPYAGADVPGLVLATGFGASLYLMTKKNVKLGKATVITIGGLVAGALMGSAVESWLQVDIVPFMGIHTPATVVCEFVLFSQFLISLYLR, encoded by the exons ATGGCCGCACCCCTATCCGTCCCGCCCAACCCCCGCACTGCTCCCACCCCATCCAGACTCTCTCCCGTAATTAAGCTCTTCAGCCGCCGCATGTTAGCCCCACCTCTCCAAGCTAGCTCGCGCGCCGATGACTCTGCGCCCTTCGATATGTCTGTTGAGAATGCCCTCAAACTGTTGGGAGTCTCCGAGGGTGCATCTTTCGATGATATTCTCCGAGCTAAGAATTCTATTATTGCTTCCTGTATAGATGACCAACAAGCAATTGCTCAG GTAGAGGCTGCATATGATATGCTGCTAATGCGGAGGTTATCACAACGGAGAGCAGGGAAAGTTGTAAATAGTGGCATTCGTTATGCTGATGTTAAACCTGTAAATGGTCCTAAAATGGGGTCAATGCCCAACTGGCTTCAGATTTCTGTGAAAAACTCACCCATTTCAGTTGAAGCACCCTCAGTTAACGAGTTGGGCGTGCATGCTGGGGTGTATGGAGCTCTGATGGTCTTAACATATGTTAATGGAGCTTCAGCATCTTCTACTGTACCCTATGCTGGAGCTGATGTTCCTGGTCTTGTTTTGGCCACTGGTTTTGGGGCATCCTTATACTTGATGACCaagaaaaatgtgaaattgg GGAAGGCAACTGTCATAACGATTGGAGGGCTTGTGGCTGGTGCATTGATGGGCTCAGCAGTTGAGAGCTGGTTGCAGGTTGACATCGTCCCATTCATGGGGATACACACTCCAGCTACTGTTGTGTGCGAATTTGTACTATTCTCACAATTTTTAATCTCCTTATACCTAAGATAG